A stretch of Sulfitobacter sp. THAF37 DNA encodes these proteins:
- a CDS encoding iron-containing alcohol dehydrogenase: MTLTANWSYPTAVRFGAGRISEIAEACVAAGIQKPLLVTDRGLASMEITTRTLDLLEGAGLGRAIFAEVDPNPTDRNAEEGVRVYREGGHDGVVAFGGGSGLDLGKVVAFMAGQSRPLMDFEDIGDWWTRADAEAIAPIVAVPTTAGTGSEVGRASVITKSDTAEKKIIFHPRMLPGVVICDPELTVGMPPFITAGTGLDAFAHCVEAYCSPHYHPMSQGMALEGMRLVKDYLPRAYADGGDIEARAQMMAAAAMGATAFQKGLGAIHALSHPIGAIYHTHHGTTNAVCMPAVLQFNRPEIEDVIDRAARYLGIDGGFDGFATFVDDLNASMKIPASLSAMGIGEVDIDRVVKGALADPSTGGNPVKMTETNTRALLEKIV; this comes from the coding sequence ATGACGCTAACCGCCAACTGGTCCTATCCCACCGCTGTCCGCTTTGGCGCCGGACGCATTTCCGAAATCGCGGAGGCCTGCGTTGCCGCGGGCATCCAGAAGCCGCTGCTGGTCACGGACCGGGGGCTGGCGTCGATGGAGATCACGACCCGCACGCTCGATCTGCTTGAGGGCGCGGGGCTGGGCCGCGCGATCTTTGCCGAGGTGGACCCCAACCCCACCGACCGCAACGCGGAAGAGGGCGTGCGCGTCTACCGCGAGGGCGGGCACGACGGCGTTGTCGCTTTCGGCGGCGGCTCCGGGCTGGACCTGGGCAAGGTCGTCGCCTTTATGGCGGGCCAATCGCGCCCGCTGATGGATTTCGAGGACATCGGCGATTGGTGGACGCGCGCCGACGCCGAGGCGATTGCGCCCATTGTGGCGGTGCCCACCACCGCCGGGACCGGGTCGGAAGTGGGCCGCGCCAGCGTCATCACCAAGTCCGACACGGCGGAGAAAAAGATCATCTTTCATCCGCGGATGCTGCCCGGCGTCGTGATCTGCGACCCGGAACTGACGGTGGGGATGCCGCCCTTTATCACCGCCGGCACCGGGCTGGATGCCTTTGCCCATTGCGTCGAGGCCTATTGTTCGCCGCATTATCATCCGATGTCACAGGGCATGGCGCTGGAAGGGATGCGGCTGGTCAAGGACTACCTGCCGCGGGCCTATGCCGACGGCGGCGACATCGAGGCGCGGGCGCAGATGATGGCGGCGGCGGCGATGGGGGCCACCGCGTTTCAAAAGGGGTTGGGGGCGATCCATGCGCTGTCGCATCCGATCGGCGCGATCTATCACACGCACCATGGCACCACGAACGCGGTCTGCATGCCTGCGGTGCTGCAGTTCAACCGGCCCGAGATCGAAGACGTGATCGACCGCGCGGCGCGTTATCTCGGCATCGACGGGGGCTTTGACGGCTTTGCCACCTTTGTGGATGACCTGAACGCGTCAATGAAGATCCCGGCGTCGCTGAGCGCGATGGGGATCGGGGAGGTGGACA
- a CDS encoding aldehyde dehydrogenase family protein → MIRCISPIDGSVYAERPVLTLVEAKGAVAEARTAQATWAALPLEDRIARVEAGVANVGAMNDAIVPELAHQMGRPVRYGGEFGGFKERASYMAGIAEKALADIEIEDSDSFRRVIKRVPHGLVLVIAPWNYPYMTAINTVAPALIAGNAVMLKHASQTPLVGERLAEAFHAAGVPEEVFRNVFLDHQTTSDLIAAKSFGFVNFTGSVSGGQSIERAAAGTFTGLGLELGGKDPGYVRADADVEAAAESLIDGAMFNAGQCCCGIERIYVHADVYDAFVARAVSIVEGYKLGNPLEPETTLGPMAQPRFADLVRAQTAEAVEMGATALIDPALFPQDGGAYLMPQILTDVTHEMRVMREESFGPVVGIMRVSGDDEAVALMNDSDYGLTASVWTGDAAAAEALGNRIETGTVFMNRADYLDPALCWTGCKDTGRGGGLSVIGYHNLTRPKSYHLKKA, encoded by the coding sequence ATGATCAGATGCATCTCTCCCATCGACGGGTCGGTCTATGCCGAGCGGCCCGTCCTGACGCTGGTCGAGGCGAAAGGCGCCGTGGCCGAGGCGCGGACCGCCCAGGCGACCTGGGCGGCGCTGCCGCTGGAGGACCGGATCGCACGGGTCGAGGCCGGTGTCGCCAATGTGGGGGCGATGAACGACGCCATCGTGCCGGAACTGGCGCATCAGATGGGTCGCCCCGTGCGCTACGGCGGCGAATTCGGCGGCTTCAAGGAACGCGCCAGCTATATGGCGGGGATCGCGGAAAAGGCGCTGGCGGATATCGAGATCGAAGACAGCGACAGTTTCCGCCGTGTGATCAAGCGGGTGCCGCATGGTCTGGTGCTGGTCATCGCACCCTGGAACTATCCCTATATGACGGCGATCAACACCGTTGCCCCCGCGCTGATCGCGGGCAATGCGGTGATGTTGAAACACGCCAGCCAGACCCCGCTGGTGGGGGAACGCCTGGCCGAAGCGTTTCACGCGGCGGGCGTGCCCGAGGAGGTGTTCCGAAACGTGTTTCTCGACCACCAGACCACGTCCGACCTGATCGCGGCAAAGTCATTCGGTTTCGTGAACTTCACCGGGTCGGTCAGCGGCGGTCAGTCGATCGAACGTGCGGCGGCGGGCACCTTTACCGGGCTGGGGCTGGAACTGGGCGGCAAGGACCCCGGCTATGTCAGGGCGGATGCCGATGTCGAGGCCGCGGCGGAAAGCCTGATCGACGGAGCCATGTTCAACGCCGGTCAGTGCTGCTGCGGGATCGAGCGGATCTACGTCCACGCCGATGTCTACGACGCTTTCGTGGCCCGGGCGGTGTCCATCGTTGAAGGCTACAAGCTGGGCAATCCGCTGGAGCCGGAAACCACGCTGGGACCGATGGCGCAGCCCCGGTTTGCCGACCTGGTGCGCGCCCAGACCGCCGAAGCGGTCGAGATGGGCGCGACGGCGCTGATCGACCCCGCGCTGTTTCCGCAGGATGGCGGGGCCTACCTGATGCCGCAGATCCTGACCGATGTGACCCACGAGATGCGGGTCATGCGCGAGGAAAGCTTTGGCCCCGTGGTGGGGATCATGCGCGTGTCGGGCGACGACGAGGCGGTGGCGCTGATGAACGACAGCGACTACGGCCTGACGGCGTCGGTCTGGACCGGTGACGCGGCGGCGGCCGAGGCGCTGGGCAACAGGATCGAAACCGGCACCGTGTTCATGAACCGTGCCGACTATCTGGACCCCGCCCTGTGCTGGACCGGCTGCAAGGACACCGGGCGCGGCGGCGGCCTGTCGGTGATCGGCTATCACAATCTCACACGTCCCAAATCATACCATCTCAAGAAAGCCTGA
- a CDS encoding glutamine synthetase family protein gives MPGTLSFDDLKTRVADGTVDTVLVCAVDMQGRLMGKRFHAVNFIETSFEETHCCNYLLATDLEMATPDGYASTSWQKGYGDYVMAPDLATIRPLPWLEGTVMVLCDILDHHHDPVPHDPRGILKKQIARLADLGFEAQMATELEFFLFEKSLDEIRKGGFADLTPISGYNEDYHIFQTTKEEHVMRPVRNHLFAAGLPIENSKGEAEAGQEELNIRYAPALDCADHHTIAKHAVKEIAWQQGHAASFLPKWRADRVGSSSHVHQSLWQDGKPAFFDPEADLGMTDLMRHYMAGLIAYAPEYTFFLAPYVNSYKRFAKGTFAPTKTVWSIDNRTAGFRLCGEGTKGVRVECRIGGSDLNPYLAQAVMLAAGIKGIEDRMELAPPTRGDVYDDAKAADIPQTLRAATETLRNSAFLRAALGDDVVDHYTRCAEWEQEEFDRAVTDWEIKRGFERA, from the coding sequence ATGCCCGGCACCCTGAGTTTTGACGATCTGAAAACCCGCGTCGCGGACGGCACCGTCGACACCGTGCTGGTCTGCGCGGTGGACATGCAGGGCCGCCTGATGGGCAAACGGTTTCATGCGGTGAACTTCATCGAGACCTCATTTGAGGAAACACATTGCTGCAACTACCTGCTGGCCACGGATCTAGAGATGGCCACCCCGGACGGCTATGCCTCTACCTCGTGGCAGAAGGGCTACGGCGATTACGTGATGGCGCCGGATCTGGCCACCATCCGCCCGCTGCCCTGGCTGGAAGGCACCGTCATGGTGCTGTGCGACATCCTGGATCACCACCACGATCCGGTGCCCCATGACCCGCGCGGCATCCTGAAGAAACAGATCGCGCGGCTGGCCGACCTGGGGTTTGAGGCGCAGATGGCGACGGAACTGGAATTCTTCCTGTTCGAGAAGAGCCTGGATGAAATCCGCAAGGGTGGCTTTGCCGACCTCACCCCGATCAGCGGTTATAACGAGGATTACCACATCTTCCAGACCACCAAGGAGGAACATGTGATGCGCCCGGTGCGCAATCACCTGTTTGCCGCCGGTCTGCCGATCGAAAACTCCAAGGGCGAGGCCGAGGCGGGGCAGGAGGAGCTGAACATCCGCTATGCCCCCGCTCTCGACTGCGCCGATCACCACACCATCGCGAAACACGCGGTCAAGGAAATCGCCTGGCAACAGGGCCATGCCGCCAGTTTCCTGCCGAAGTGGCGCGCCGACAGGGTCGGGTCCTCCAGCCATGTGCATCAGTCGCTGTGGCAGGACGGCAAGCCCGCGTTCTTTGACCCGGAGGCCGATCTGGGCATGACCGACCTGATGCGGCACTACATGGCGGGGCTGATCGCCTATGCGCCGGAATATACCTTTTTCCTCGCGCCCTATGTGAACAGCTACAAACGCTTTGCCAAGGGCACCTTTGCGCCGACCAAGACGGTCTGGTCCATCGACAACCGCACCGCCGGGTTCCGCCTGTGCGGCGAAGGCACCAAAGGTGTCCGGGTGGAGTGCCGCATCGGCGGGTCCGACCTGAACCCCTATCTTGCCCAGGCGGTCATGCTGGCCGCCGGGATCAAGGGGATCGAGGACAGGATGGAGCTCGCCCCGCCCACCAGAGGCGATGTCTATGACGATGCCAAGGCGGCGGACATTCCGCAGACCCTGCGGGCGGCGACGGAAACGCTGCGCAATTCGGCCTTCCTGCGCGCGGCGCTGGGCGACGATGTGGTTGACCACTACACCCGCTGCGCCGAATGGGAGCAGGAGGAGTTCGACCGTGCGGTGACGGACTGGGAAATCAAACGTGGATTTGAAAGGGCCTGA
- a CDS encoding TRAP transporter substrate-binding protein: MTTRRNFIKHAGLAGAATLAAPSIARAQEAIKWRFQTYAGSALGEHVTKPVIDYINTAANGELEIELFYADQIVPTGELFQALQRGTIDGVHSDDDSMASPTPLQQFGGYFPFATKHILDVPVLFNQYGLKEIWEEEYAKVGVKWLSAAGQDPCNFNTKKEIKSVADLDGLKLYTFPTAGRFLSKFGVVPVNIPYEDAEVAVQTGELDGMAWSGITEDYTVGWADVTDYFLTNNISGAWIGSWFVNEQRWADLPEHLKAIVMAGTEAGHTYRNQWYWGGEAALRANGDKLQLRTVPSAEWNEVENAAKEFWEEVAQEGEVHQKIVNIFKEYNSVINQAGPPYTNG, translated from the coding sequence ATGACCACGAGACGTAATTTCATCAAACACGCCGGTCTGGCCGGTGCCGCCACGCTGGCCGCACCCTCCATCGCCCGCGCCCAGGAGGCGATCAAGTGGCGCTTTCAGACCTATGCCGGTTCTGCGCTGGGTGAACATGTGACCAAGCCGGTCATCGACTATATCAACACGGCGGCAAACGGCGAGCTTGAGATCGAATTGTTCTATGCGGATCAGATCGTGCCGACGGGCGAACTGTTCCAGGCGCTGCAGCGCGGGACCATCGACGGGGTGCATTCGGACGACGATTCCATGGCCTCGCCCACGCCGCTGCAGCAGTTCGGCGGCTATTTCCCCTTTGCCACGAAACATATCCTCGACGTGCCGGTGCTGTTCAACCAATACGGCCTGAAGGAGATCTGGGAAGAGGAATACGCCAAGGTCGGCGTCAAGTGGTTGTCGGCGGCGGGGCAGGACCCCTGCAACTTCAACACCAAGAAGGAAATCAAATCGGTTGCCGATCTTGACGGGCTGAAGCTTTATACCTTCCCGACGGCGGGCCGCTTCCTGTCGAAGTTCGGCGTTGTGCCGGTGAACATTCCCTACGAGGATGCCGAAGTTGCCGTGCAGACCGGCGAGCTGGACGGCATGGCGTGGTCCGGGATCACCGAGGACTACACCGTCGGCTGGGCCGATGTGACCGATTACTTCCTGACCAACAACATTTCCGGTGCCTGGATCGGGTCGTGGTTCGTGAACGAACAGCGGTGGGCCGATCTGCCGGAACACCTCAAGGCCATCGTCATGGCCGGGACCGAAGCGGGCCACACCTATCGCAACCAGTGGTACTGGGGCGGCGAAGCGGCGCTGCGCGCCAATGGCGACAAGCTGCAGCTGCGCACGGTGCCGTCAGCGGAATGGAACGAGGTCGAGAATGCGGCCAAGGAGTTCTGGGAAGAAGTGGCGCAGGAAGGCGAAGTGCACCAGAAGATCGTCAACATCTTCAAGGAGTACAACAGCGTCATCAACCAGGCCGGACCGCCCTACACCAACGGTTGA
- a CDS encoding TRAP transporter large permease subunit: MSYELIATLMFSTMMLMLLTGQRVFGAIGFVAVVAALLLWGDRGGYDIGFAAAMKLMKWYPLLTLPMFIFMGYVLSESKIADDLYKMFHVWMGGLRGGLAIGTIGLMVLISAMNGLSVAGMAIGATIALPELLKRGYDKRMVTGVIQAGSSLGILVPPSVVLVLYAMIARQPVGQLWLAGVVPGLLMAGLFIAYIAIRCRFNPVLGPVLDAGERAAIPRSEKLRLLGAGILPLVIFAVMMVPFVRGWTSLVESSAIGAIAAFLAAVLKGRMTREVFENSVRNTLGITCMFMWIILAALAFGAVFDGLGAVKAIENLFTERLGLSPWVILILMQLSFIVMGTFLDDTAMLVIVAPLYVPLVGALGFDLVWYGILYTITCQIAYMTPPFGYNLFLMRAMAPPEVSLRDIYASITPFVLVMAGALALVMVFPQLALWLPDLVYGN, encoded by the coding sequence ATGTCGTATGAGTTGATCGCCACCCTGATGTTTTCCACCATGATGCTGATGCTGCTGACCGGGCAGCGGGTGTTCGGTGCCATCGGATTCGTTGCCGTGGTTGCGGCCCTGTTGCTCTGGGGGGACCGGGGCGGGTACGACATCGGCTTTGCCGCCGCGATGAAGCTGATGAAGTGGTATCCGCTGCTGACCCTGCCGATGTTCATCTTCATGGGCTATGTGCTGTCTGAATCCAAGATCGCGGATGATCTGTACAAGATGTTCCATGTCTGGATGGGCGGGCTGCGCGGGGGGCTGGCCATCGGGACGATCGGGCTGATGGTGCTGATCTCGGCGATGAACGGCCTCAGCGTGGCGGGCATGGCCATCGGGGCCACCATCGCGCTGCCGGAACTGCTGAAACGCGGCTATGACAAGCGTATGGTGACAGGGGTGATCCAGGCGGGATCGAGCCTGGGCATCCTCGTGCCGCCGTCGGTGGTGCTGGTGCTTTACGCCATGATCGCGCGGCAGCCGGTGGGGCAGCTCTGGCTGGCGGGCGTGGTGCCGGGGCTGCTGATGGCGGGGCTTTTCATCGCCTATATCGCCATCCGCTGCCGGTTCAATCCCGTGCTTGGCCCGGTTCTGGACGCCGGGGAACGCGCGGCGATCCCGCGCAGCGAAAAGCTTCGGCTGCTGGGGGCGGGCATCCTGCCGCTGGTGATCTTTGCCGTGATGATGGTGCCCTTCGTGCGCGGCTGGACCTCGCTGGTGGAAAGCTCGGCCATCGGGGCGATCGCGGCCTTTCTGGCCGCCGTTCTCAAGGGGCGGATGACGCGTGAAGTGTTCGAGAATTCGGTGCGCAACACGCTGGGCATCACCTGCATGTTCATGTGGATCATCCTTGCGGCGCTGGCCTTTGGCGCGGTGTTCGACGGGCTGGGCGCGGTCAAGGCGATCGAGAACCTCTTTACCGAACGGCTGGGGCTGAGCCCCTGGGTGATCCTGATCCTGATGCAACTCAGCTTTATCGTCATGGGGACGTTTCTGGACGATACCGCGATGCTGGTGATCGTCGCACCGCTCTATGTGCCGCTGGTGGGGGCGCTGGGCTTTGATCTGGTGTGGTACGGTATCCTTTATACGATCACCTGCCAGATCGCCTATATGACGCCGCCCTTCGGCTATAACCTGTTCCTGATGCGCGCCATGGCCCCGCCGGAGGTTTCGCTGCGCGACATCTATGCGTCCATCACGCCGTTCGTGCTGGTCATGGCCGGGGCGCTGGCGCTGGTGATGGTCTTCCCGCAACTGGCGCTGTGGCTGCCCGATCTCGTTTATGGAAATTAA
- a CDS encoding TRAP transporter small permease subunit: protein MRGLMRGYIRAADAVNYRLGRIVMYGIFVLMGVLLWSSISKTFFVPTLWTLEMAQFVMVGYYILGGPYSLQLGSNVRMDLLYGNWSIRRKAWFDLFTVLLLIFYLCVLLYGAISSTAYSLGYWQDAPISYLFGVLTGSEEVGRLEQSSSAWRPYMWPIKVVMFVGFFLMILQCLSEFCKDVLRLKGETI from the coding sequence ATGCGTGGCCTGATGCGCGGATACATCCGCGCCGCCGACGCGGTGAACTACCGGCTGGGCCGGATCGTGATGTACGGCATCTTTGTGCTGATGGGGGTGCTTTTGTGGTCCTCGATCAGCAAGACATTCTTTGTGCCGACGCTGTGGACGCTGGAAATGGCGCAGTTCGTCATGGTGGGCTACTACATCCTGGGCGGGCCCTATTCGTTGCAGCTCGGCTCCAACGTGCGGATGGACCTGCTTTATGGAAACTGGTCAATCCGCCGCAAGGCCTGGTTCGACCTGTTCACGGTTCTGCTGCTGATCTTCTATCTTTGCGTGCTGCTCTACGGGGCGATCAGCTCGACCGCCTATTCGCTGGGCTACTGGCAGGACGCGCCGATCTCGTATCTTTTCGGCGTCCTGACCGGCAGCGAAGAGGTCGGTCGGCTGGAACAATCATCCTCTGCCTGGCGGCCCTACATGTGGCCGATCAAGGTGGTGATGTTCGTGGGGTTCTTTCTGATGATCCTGCAATGCCTGTCCGAATTCTGCAAAGACGTGCTGCGTCTGAAGGGTGAAACGATCTGA
- a CDS encoding N-formylglutamate amidohydrolase encodes MGQTTDHATAESVAQVNPRGTSSVVLVCEHASHVIPDVFAGLGLAPDAVQSHAAWDPGALAVAERLSARLDAVLVAGTVSRLVYDLNRPPEARGAMPDQSEVFAVPGNRGLSQADRADRTGRYYAPFHDRIEKVMQGIAAPILVTVHSFTPVYHGQRRTVEIGVLHDADSRLADALLDCAAAHTQADVQRNAPYGPQDEVTHTLQLHGLAQGRLNVMLEIRNDLIATAADQARMGDMIAGWLAEACARLGAGGRVSCVA; translated from the coding sequence ATGGGCCAGACGACAGATCATGCAACGGCAGAGAGCGTGGCGCAGGTGAACCCGCGCGGCACGTCCTCCGTCGTGCTGGTCTGCGAACATGCCAGTCACGTGATCCCCGATGTTTTCGCCGGTCTGGGCCTTGCCCCGGACGCAGTGCAAAGCCATGCCGCCTGGGACCCCGGCGCGCTGGCGGTGGCCGAACGGCTTTCGGCGCGGCTGGATGCGGTGCTGGTGGCGGGCACCGTATCGCGGCTGGTCTATGACCTGAACCGCCCGCCCGAAGCACGGGGCGCAATGCCGGACCAGAGCGAGGTGTTCGCGGTGCCGGGCAATCGCGGCCTGTCGCAGGCCGACCGCGCCGACCGGACCGGGCGCTATTACGCGCCGTTCCACGACCGCATCGAAAAGGTGATGCAGGGCATCGCGGCACCGATCCTGGTGACGGTCCACAGTTTTACCCCTGTCTATCACGGCCAGCGTCGCACGGTGGAGATCGGCGTGCTGCACGATGCGGACAGCCGTCTGGCCGACGCGCTGCTGGATTGTGCGGCGGCGCATACGCAGGCCGACGTGCAGCGCAATGCGCCCTACGGGCCCCAGGACGAGGTGACGCATACGCTGCAGTTGCACGGGCTGGCGCAGGGCCGCCTGAACGTGATGCTGGAAATCCGCAATGACCTGATCGCCACCGCCGCCGACCAGGCGCGGATGGGGGACATGATCGCGGGCTGGCTGGCGGAGGCCTGCGCGCGGCTCGGGGCGGGGGGGCGCGTGTCATGCGTGGCCTGA
- a CDS encoding MurR/RpiR family transcriptional regulator, protein MPEAPLTISDRIQQKLEGLTRAERQLAHSILENYPASGLGPLTALAKDAEVSVPTVARMVQKLGFKGYPEFQAELREELRAKVKGPIAKHDTWAGGAPEEHMLNRFTDAVIDNIRHTLGQIDPQSFDTACALVGDTGRHLYIVGGRVTHTLAEYLFLHMQVIRPRITHIQSTSNTWPHYLLDVAPGDVFVIYDVRRYENNTLKLAEMAHAQGAKIILFTDQWRSPVHQLADISFSSRIVVPSAWDSAATTLLLTETMISAVQNLDWDKTKTRMEGLEDMFDQTKLFRKFT, encoded by the coding sequence ATGCCCGAGGCCCCCCTGACCATATCCGACCGCATCCAGCAAAAGCTGGAGGGGCTGACCCGCGCCGAACGCCAACTGGCGCATTCGATTCTCGAAAACTACCCCGCTTCCGGTCTGGGGCCGCTGACCGCCCTGGCCAAGGATGCCGAAGTGTCGGTCCCCACCGTGGCGCGGATGGTGCAGAAGCTGGGCTTCAAGGGCTACCCCGAATTCCAGGCCGAACTGCGCGAGGAACTGCGGGCCAAGGTCAAGGGCCCCATCGCAAAGCACGACACCTGGGCCGGCGGCGCCCCCGAAGAACATATGCTCAACCGCTTTACCGACGCGGTGATCGACAACATCCGCCACACCCTGGGCCAGATCGACCCGCAGTCCTTTGACACCGCCTGCGCGCTTGTGGGCGACACCGGGCGGCACCTCTACATCGTGGGCGGGCGGGTGACGCACACACTGGCCGAATACCTGTTCCTGCACATGCAGGTGATCCGCCCGCGCATCACGCATATCCAGTCGACCTCGAACACCTGGCCGCATTACCTGCTGGACGTGGCGCCGGGCGATGTCTTCGTGATCTATGACGTGCGCCGATACGAGAACAACACGCTCAAACTGGCCGAGATGGCCCATGCGCAGGGGGCCAAGATCATCCTGTTCACCGACCAGTGGCGCTCACCCGTGCATCAGTTGGCCGACATCAGCTTCAGCAGCCGGATTGTCGTGCCCTCGGCCTGGGATTCGGCGGCCACCACCCTGTTGTTGACCGAAACGATGATTTCGGCGGTGCAGAACCTCGACTGGGACAAGACCAAGACCCGGATGGAGGGGTTGGAGGACATGTTCGACCAGACCAAGCTGTTTCGGAAGTTCACTTAG
- the ccoS gene encoding cbb3-type cytochrome oxidase assembly protein CcoS: MNVLVVLIPVSLILGGVGLAAFLWTVRSDQYDDDKGNAARILLDDE; encoded by the coding sequence ATGAATGTTCTGGTGGTGCTGATCCCGGTGTCGCTGATCCTTGGCGGGGTGGGCCTCGCCGCGTTCCTGTGGACCGTGCGGTCGGACCAATACGACGACGACAAGGGCAATGCCGCGCGTATCCTGCTGGATGACGAATAG
- a CDS encoding heavy metal translocating P-type ATPase, translating into MTSACPACDAAPFAQEVASGPALQFSLPGIHCAACIGKIERGLADLVGVQHVRVNLSLKRLSVSGPVRPDRVLSVVTGLGYEAYPLDLAALDRSADTEGRALLIRMAVAGFAMMNVMLLSVAVWSGAQDATRDLFHLISALIALPVVAYSGQPFFHNAWAALRVRRLNMDVPISLAIVLAAGMSLFETLNGGAHAYFDAALSLTFFLLIGRYMDHRTRSAARSAARELTALEVHTAERVTGTGIRTVPLSALAVGDVVAVPSGARVPVDGQLLTEAALMDRSFLTGETAAVRVGAGDLLKAGEINLAAPLRLRATAVGEDTSLRRMAAFVETAENARNSYTALADRAARIYAPVVHLLALAAFLGWAAATGDLRHALNVAIAVLIITCPCALGLAVPAVSTAAVSRLFSAGFLVRSATALERLAEVTHVVFDKTGTLTIPAVVVPDHLCAADRAVARALAEASHHPLSRALVSALGETQAATLDQIREFGGQGVEGRHDGQLVRLGRGPWLGAGFTGLGLRIGRLPAVSFEASEILRPGARAALAGIDLPCEGLTGDADAPAQRLAASLDLTVRANARPEDKLRRLDELADRGEKVLMVGDGLNDTAALASAHASIAPATALDASRSAADVVVLKDSFADLPVVLRVARATGRLSRQNFAIAAAYNCIAIPVALAGFATPLAAALAMSLSSITVLLNSQRMRSLK; encoded by the coding sequence ATGACCTCGGCCTGCCCCGCCTGCGATGCCGCCCCTTTCGCGCAGGAGGTCGCCAGCGGCCCGGCATTGCAGTTTTCACTGCCGGGGATCCATTGCGCGGCCTGCATCGGCAAGATCGAACGCGGCCTTGCCGACCTGGTGGGGGTGCAGCACGTCCGCGTGAACCTGTCGCTCAAGCGGCTGTCGGTCTCGGGGCCCGTGCGGCCTGACCGCGTGCTGTCGGTGGTGACGGGGCTGGGCTATGAGGCCTATCCGCTGGACCTGGCCGCGCTGGACCGCAGCGCCGATACCGAAGGTAGGGCGCTGCTGATCCGGATGGCTGTCGCGGGGTTTGCCATGATGAACGTCATGCTGCTGTCGGTCGCGGTCTGGTCCGGTGCCCAGGACGCGACGCGCGACCTGTTCCACCTGATCTCGGCGTTGATCGCCCTGCCGGTGGTGGCCTATTCCGGGCAGCCGTTCTTTCACAACGCCTGGGCGGCGCTGCGGGTGCGGCGGCTGAACATGGATGTCCCGATTTCGCTGGCGATCGTGCTGGCGGCGGGCATGTCCCTGTTCGAGACGTTGAACGGCGGGGCGCATGCGTATTTCGACGCGGCGCTGTCGCTGACCTTCTTCCTGCTGATCGGGCGCTACATGGATCACCGCACGCGCAGTGCCGCCCGGTCCGCGGCGCGGGAACTGACCGCGCTTGAGGTGCATACCGCCGAACGCGTGACAGGGACGGGCATCCGCACGGTTCCTCTGTCGGCGCTGGCGGTGGGCGACGTGGTTGCCGTGCCTTCGGGTGCGCGGGTGCCGGTCGATGGCCAGTTGCTGACAGAGGCGGCGCTGATGGACCGGTCCTTTCTGACGGGCGAAACTGCGGCGGTGCGGGTCGGGGCCGGCGACCTGCTGAAAGCGGGGGAAATCAACCTCGCCGCGCCGCTGCGCCTGCGGGCGACAGCGGTGGGGGAGGATACATCGCTGCGCCGCATGGCGGCTTTCGTGGAGACGGCAGAGAACGCACGCAACAGCTATACCGCGCTGGCCGACCGGGCGGCGCGGATCTATGCGCCCGTGGTGCATCTGCTGGCGCTGGCCGCCTTTCTGGGCTGGGCCGCCGCAACCGGCGACCTGCGTCATGCGCTGAACGTGGCCATCGCGGTGCTGATCATCACCTGTCCCTGTGCGCTGGGCCTTGCGGTGCCTGCCGTGTCGACAGCGGCGGTCAGCCGCCTGTTCTCTGCCGGTTTTCTGGTGCGCAGCGCCACCGCGCTTGAGCGGCTGGCCGAGGTGACGCATGTGGTGTTCGACAAGACCGGCACGTTGACCATCCCGGCGGTTGTGGTGCCCGATCATCTTTGCGCTGCCGACCGCGCCGTGGCCCGGGCGCTTGCCGAGGCCTCGCACCATCCCTTGTCCCGCGCGCTGGTCTCGGCGCTGGGGGAAACGCAGGCGGCGACACTAGACCAGATCAGGGAATTCGGGGGCCAGGGGGTCGAGGGGCGGCACGACGGACAGCTCGTGCGCCTGGGCCGCGGCCCCTGGCTGGGCGCCGGCTTTACCGGCCTGGGCCTGCGCATCGGTCGCCTGCCCGCGGTCAGCTTTGAGGCGTCCGAAATCCTGCGTCCGGGCGCGCGTGCGGCGCTGGCCGGGATCGACCTGCCCTGCGAAGGGCTGACCGGCGATGCCGACGCGCCCGCACAGCGGCTGGCGGCATCGCTGGACCTGACCGTGCGCGCCAATGCAAGGCCGGAGGACAAGCTGCGCCGTCTGGATGAATTGGCCGACAGGGGCGAAAAGGTGCTCATGGTGGGCGACGGGCTGAACGACACGGCGGCGCTAGCCTCGGCCCATGCCTCCATCGCGCCGGCGACTGCGCTCGACGCCTCGCGCAGCGCGGCGGACGTGGTGGTGCTCAAGGACAGTTTTGCCGACCTGCCCGTGGTGCTGCGCGTGGCGCGGGCCACGGGCCGCCTGTCGCGGCAGAACTTTGCCATCGCGGCGGCCTACAACTGCATCGCGATCCCCGTCGCGCTGGCGGGCTTCGCCACGCCGCTTGCGGCGGCGCTGGCGATGTCGCTGTCGTCGATCACCGTGTTGTTGAATTCACAGCGAATGAGGAGCCTGAAATGA